The stretch of DNA ACGTCTACGTGGCGGACACCTACGGCAAGGTGGACGAGGGGCCCATCATAGGCGACAACCTGGCCACGGCCATCTACGCGAACTCAGGCAACGGCGTGGTCTTCGACGGATCGGTGCGGGACCTGGAAGGCATCGAGGAACTGGAGGATTTCGCCTGCTTCGTCCGGGGCTGGCACCCCTCCTATGCCTCGCCCACCATCATGCTGCTGGGCGTCAACACCGCGGTGCGCATCGGCCAGGCCACCGTCATGCCCGGCGACGTGGTCCTGGGCAAGCGCGAAGGGGTCGTCTTCATCCCGCCCCACCTCGCGGAGACCGTCGTGAAGACCTCGGAACTCGTCCAGCTGCGGGACATGTTCGGCAAGCAGCGGCTGCGGGAAGGGAAATACACGCCCGGACAGATCGACGACCGGTGGACGGACGAAATGGAGGCGGATTTCTCCGAGTGGCTGGAGGGTCATATGGACGAATTACCTGTCCCGAAGGAAGCCATCCAGGACCTGTTGAAGGAGCGGACGTGGTGAGTTTAATTGCGTCAGGCACTCACTTTTGGTCTGCGCTCAAAAGCGAACTCCATGATGTTCGCGTTTTCTTCCGCGTGTTCGATGGTCATCGGGACGAAATTGCCATCTTGATCAGGGTCCATGTAAACGTCCTCAGACACCTCCTGCGTCTCTGATACGGTGTTGTTTGTGAACACGAGGCGCAAGGTGTCCGTATCTTCAAAGCGGATCCCGGCCATTCGCGAGAACTGCCTTAATCTCTTCGAGTGATAACTCGACCTTCTCGAAACGTTTGTCCATGGATGACTCGACCTTCTCG from Gemmatimonadota bacterium encodes:
- a CDS encoding RraA family protein; this encodes MSEKFCPLNLTPEELVEYTPDWDGERFPDGRPMVPDGIIERMKNVSVTQAWGVMRGAGYEYQYEGGWAQTHPGKTLVGRAVTAMYMPRRPAMRAVMEAKGAAHGCIGDQISWPIDMLVPGDVYVADTYGKVDEGPIIGDNLATAIYANSGNGVVFDGSVRDLEGIEELEDFACFVRGWHPSYASPTIMLLGVNTAVRIGQATVMPGDVVLGKREGVVFIPPHLAETVVKTSELVQLRDMFGKQRLREGKYTPGQIDDRWTDEMEADFSEWLEGHMDELPVPKEAIQDLLKERTW
- a CDS encoding DUF2283 domain-containing protein; amino-acid sequence: MAGIRFEDTDTLRLVFTNNTVSETQEVSEDVYMDPDQDGNFVPMTIEHAEENANIMEFAFERRPKVSA